One window from the genome of Musa acuminata AAA Group cultivar baxijiao chromosome BXJ1-4, Cavendish_Baxijiao_AAA, whole genome shotgun sequence encodes:
- the LOC135645824 gene encoding protein ENHANCED DOWNY MILDEW 2-like isoform X2: MVLSKDKKWINLLKPRKSYEDTIRTMLITIQLLHFLRRKPQASEKSLWEHLRGVFSTFEVRPSEDDFREHISLMKLFRERDQVLVNSQLLLEFLEGKPRKKFGEVALDSSNLNQPFIADDDEVDEDIKDDADDDSEDESDLFDSVCAICDNGGELLCCEGPCLRSFHATRKAGEESECKSLGYTKAEVESLQNFLCNNCLYKQHQCFGCGKLGASDKSKGAEVYPCVSATCGHFYHPKCVSELLFPGSEAEASEFQKKIVAGESFTCPVHKCVVCKQGEDKEVRDLQFAMCRRCPKSYHRKCLPRRIAFEDIEDEAIIQRAWDDLLPNRILIYCLKHTVDEDLGTPRRNHIIFPETPEKKIVSDMQKSKIKELAKNKVRELARDRTTMKSVKATSSEGNHSKEKVVRSVTQHGLGIQKKEMSLKDKSRSDMDKAERTVFEDNKTLDKEAKPTASTKPAAKTLSSFPHIDSETEAKVLALFEKASSSLSLENITRKRSMPSTHAYGTRHIDKTITQGKVEGSVEAIRTALQKLENGGSVEDAKAVCEPEMVKQLLKWREKLRVYLAPFLHGMRYTSFGRHFTKVDKLKQIVDKLQWYVQDGDTVVDFCCGANDYSLLMKEKLDAAGKRCYFKNYDIIQPKNDFNFERRDWMKVNPKELPTGSKLIMGLNPPFGVKAALANKFIDKALTFKPKLLILIVPKETERLDKKSPPYDLIWEDGQSLSGKSFYLPGSVDVNDKQMEQWNLNPPPLYLWSRADWTTKHKTIASHYGHTFTEQEIPVEESLVKKPSEVLAAEDHMEQEPLKGVATSEGTEARKEDTKSSGRSNKRFSAENRSGGSRKRRRSKKKAKVSEAKEEDKLSDMSISPDHLESRTRSQSHLPSEPIETPSERANNQDVYFSSGMEFGVTTGGNDIFKDIVNDDIDEIARRYTAPAAGEGMFNRNSHGWPTGGIGTHDYGVPSSDSRFSDYPRSNIDSLSRNTYSNDIDGYRRISETDLRAQIRLYGTQGQDEWSQRNGMLLGSSDSVLGQPRLFPPPSYGPSTASMATSAMDRYAPRLDEANYVRPRNQGPVGPLPGTGSIFDYDIHGMRRDRPPNSIGFAPGPHPSYPHPGTSGGWLDE, translated from the exons ATGGTCCTCTCGAAGGACAAGAAATGGATCAATCTTCTGAAACCAAGAAAGAGTTACGAGGATACAATAAGGACAATGTTGATCACCATACAGTTGCTTCATTTTCTGAGGAGAAAACCACAGGCATCAGAGAAGAGCCTTTGGGAACACCTGCGTGGTGTCTTCAG CACATTTGAGGTCAGACCTTCTGAGGATGACTTCAGGGAACATATTTCACTTATGAAGCTTTTTAGGGAGAGGGATCAGGTCTTAGTAAATTCACAG CTGTTGCTAGAGTTCCTAGAGGGGAAGCCAAGGAAGAAATTTGGTGAG GTTGCTTTAGATAGTTCAAATCTAAATCAGCCATTTATTGCTGATGATGATGAGGTTGATGAAGACATAAAAGATGATGCTGATGATGATTCAGAGGATGAGTCTGATTTATTTGATTCAGTATGTGCCATTTGTGATAATGGTGGTGAACTTTTATg TTGTGAAGGACCGTGTCTGCGATCCTTCCATGCCACCAGAAAAGCTGGAGAAGAATCAGAATGCAAGTCCCTCGGATACACAAAGGCTGAAGTTGAG TCACTACAGAACTTTCTATGCAACAATTGCTTATACAAGCAGCATCAATGCTTTGGCTGTGGCAAATTAGGCGCCTCTGATAAATCAAAAGGTGCTGAG GTATATCCTTGTGTTTCTGCGACATGTGGTCACTTCTACCATCCAAAGTGTGTTTCAGAATTACTTTTCCCTGGTAGCGAAGCTGAAGCATCTGAGTTTCAGAAAAAAATTGTGGCTGGGGAATCATTTACATGCCCTGTTCATAAATGTGTTGTTTGTAAACAAGGAGAAGACAAAGAGGTTAGAGATTTGCAGTTTGCAATGTGCAGACGGTGCCCAAAATCTTATCATAGAAAGTGCTTGCCAAG GAGGATTGCGTTTGAGGATATAGAAGATGAGGCTATCATACAAAGAGCTTGGGATGATCTTCTTCCTAATCGAATCTTGATATATTGCCT AAAGCATACGGTTGATGAAGACCTTGGAACTCCAAGAAGAAATCATATTATATTTCCTGAGACTCCTGAAAAAAAAATAGTTTCAGATATGCAGAAAAGCAAAATTAAAGAATTGGCTAAGAACAAAGTTAGAGAGTTGGCCCGAGATCGAACCACTATGAAGTCAGTCAAGGCAACTAGTTCTGAAGGAAATCACTCGAAGGAAAAAGTTGTCAGGAGTGTTACTCAGCATGGTCTTGGTATCCAGAAAAAAGAGATGTCCTTGAAGGACAAGTCACGATCTGATATGGACAAAGCTGAGAGAACTGTTTTTGAGGACAACAAGACTCTTGACAAAGAGGCAAAACCTACAGCTTCTACGAAACCTGCTGCAAAGACATTAAGTTCATTTCCGCATATAGATAGTGAAACAGAAGCAAA AGTTTTGGCTTTGTTCGAAAAGGCATCATCTTCTTTAAGCTTGGAAAATATAACCAGAAAACGGTCAATGCCATCTACTCATGCATACGGCACAAGGCACATTGACAAGACCATTACACAAGGCAAGGTTGAAGGTTCTGTTGAG GCAATACGAACAGCTTTACAGAAGTTAGAGAATGGGGGTTCTGTGGAGGATGCTAAAGCTGTCTGTGAACCTGAGATGGTGAAGCAATTGCTTAAGTGGAGG GAGAAGCTCAGAGTTTATCTTGCACCTTTTCTCCATGGAATGCGCTACACATCTTTTGGTCGTCATTTCACTAAAGTAGACAAGCTTAAGCAG ATTGTAGATAAGCTTCAGTGGTATGTTCAGGATGGTGATACG GTTGTCGACTTCTGCTGTGGTGCCAATGATTATAGTCTTTTGATGAAAGAAAAACTTGATGCAGCTGGGAAGAGGTGCTACTTCAAGAATTATGATATTATACAACCAAAG AATGATTTCAATTTTGAGAGGAGAGACTGGATGAAGGTTAACCCTAAGGAATTACCTACCGGATCCAAATTG ATCATGGGCCTTAATCCTCCTTTTGGTGTCAAAGCAGCTCTTGCGAACAAGTTTATTGATAAAGCCTTAACCTTTAAGCCAAAGCTCCTTATTCTTATTGTTCCCAAGGAGACTGAAAG ACTAGATAAGAAAAGTCCTCCATATGATTTAATCTGGGAAGATGGTCAAAGTCTCTCAGGAAAG TCCTTCTACTTGCCTGGGTCTGTTGATGTGAATGACAAGCAAATGGAGCAGTGGAATTTGAATCCGCCACCACTATATCTATGGAGCCGTGCTGATTGGACAACGAAGCACAAGACCATTGCTTCACACTATGGACACACATTCACAGAGCAGGAGATTCCCGTAGAAGAAAGTCTGGTGAAGAAACCATCAGAAGTTCTTGCAGCAGAGGACCATATGGAACAAGAACCTTTGAAAGGAGTTGCCACTTCAGAAGGGACAGAGGCTAGAAAGGAAGACACTAAGAGCTCTGGACGTAGCAACAAAAGGTTCTCAGCAGAAAATCGTAGTGGTGGTTCTCGTAAGAGAAGAAGGTCAAAGAAAAAGGCAAAGGTTTCTGAAGCAAAGGAGGAGGACAAGTTATCAGACATGAGCATTTCACCTGATCATTTGGAGAGTAGAACGAGGAGTCAGAGTCATCTTCCATCAGAACCAATTGAAACTCCATCAGAAAGGGCAAATAATCAAGATGTGTATTTCAGTTCTGGAATGGAATTTGGTGTGACGACTGGTGGTAATGACATCTTCAAAGACATTGTCAATGATGACATCGACGAAATTGCTAGGAGGTACACTGCTCCTGCAGCTGGAGAAGGCATGTTCAACCGCAATTCACATGGTTGGCCAACTGGTGGAATTGGAACTCATGATTATGGTGTCCCAAGCTCAGATTCACGGTTCTCTGATTACCCGAGAAGCAACATAGACTCCCTTAGCAGGAACACATATTCCAATGACATTGATGGGTACAGGAGGATATCAGAGACAGATCTGCGGGCACAAATAAGGTTGTATGGAACACAAGGTCAAGATGAGTGGTCACAAAGGAATGGAATGTTGTTAGGTAGTTCAGATTCAGTGCTTGGACAGCCTCGCttatttcctcctccttcctATGGGCCATCCACAGCTAGCATGGCAACATCAGCAATGGACCGGTATGCTCCACGTCTCGATGAGGCAAACTATGTAAGGCCGAGAAATCAGGGCCCAGTTGGGCCTCTTCCCGGAACAGGCAGTATTTTTGACTACGACATTCATGGAATGAGGAGGGATAGGCCTCCCAACTCGATCGGCTTTGCACCTGGACCACATCCCTCGTACCCTCATCCGGGAACATCTGGTGGTTGGCTAGATGAATAA
- the LOC135645824 gene encoding protein ENHANCED DOWNY MILDEW 2-like isoform X1: protein MASSDDDEIVPQIVTNYHLVDDDESPISFSVLPVQFSDGEKQDAVNRAVFLHGTTDGGLQKVYKQVVAWKLVLEDDQPKIMVLSKDKKWINLLKPRKSYEDTIRTMLITIQLLHFLRRKPQASEKSLWEHLRGVFSTFEVRPSEDDFREHISLMKLFRERDQVLVNSQLLLEFLEGKPRKKFGEVALDSSNLNQPFIADDDEVDEDIKDDADDDSEDESDLFDSVCAICDNGGELLCCEGPCLRSFHATRKAGEESECKSLGYTKAEVESLQNFLCNNCLYKQHQCFGCGKLGASDKSKGAEVYPCVSATCGHFYHPKCVSELLFPGSEAEASEFQKKIVAGESFTCPVHKCVVCKQGEDKEVRDLQFAMCRRCPKSYHRKCLPRRIAFEDIEDEAIIQRAWDDLLPNRILIYCLKHTVDEDLGTPRRNHIIFPETPEKKIVSDMQKSKIKELAKNKVRELARDRTTMKSVKATSSEGNHSKEKVVRSVTQHGLGIQKKEMSLKDKSRSDMDKAERTVFEDNKTLDKEAKPTASTKPAAKTLSSFPHIDSETEAKVLALFEKASSSLSLENITRKRSMPSTHAYGTRHIDKTITQGKVEGSVEAIRTALQKLENGGSVEDAKAVCEPEMVKQLLKWREKLRVYLAPFLHGMRYTSFGRHFTKVDKLKQIVDKLQWYVQDGDTVVDFCCGANDYSLLMKEKLDAAGKRCYFKNYDIIQPKNDFNFERRDWMKVNPKELPTGSKLIMGLNPPFGVKAALANKFIDKALTFKPKLLILIVPKETERLDKKSPPYDLIWEDGQSLSGKSFYLPGSVDVNDKQMEQWNLNPPPLYLWSRADWTTKHKTIASHYGHTFTEQEIPVEESLVKKPSEVLAAEDHMEQEPLKGVATSEGTEARKEDTKSSGRSNKRFSAENRSGGSRKRRRSKKKAKVSEAKEEDKLSDMSISPDHLESRTRSQSHLPSEPIETPSERANNQDVYFSSGMEFGVTTGGNDIFKDIVNDDIDEIARRYTAPAAGEGMFNRNSHGWPTGGIGTHDYGVPSSDSRFSDYPRSNIDSLSRNTYSNDIDGYRRISETDLRAQIRLYGTQGQDEWSQRNGMLLGSSDSVLGQPRLFPPPSYGPSTASMATSAMDRYAPRLDEANYVRPRNQGPVGPLPGTGSIFDYDIHGMRRDRPPNSIGFAPGPHPSYPHPGTSGGWLDE from the exons ATGGCATCGTCCGATGATGATGAGATTGTGCCGCAGATTGTCACAAATTATCATTTGGTGGACGATGATGAATCGCCCATCTCATTTTCAGTTTTGCCTGTCCAGTTTAGTGACGGCGAGAAGCAGGATGCTGTCAACAGGGCCGTTTTCTTGCACGGAACCACTGATGGCGGGCTTCAGAAAGTCTACAAACAGGTTGTCGCATGGAAGTTGGTATTAGAAGATGATCAACCCAAGATCATGGTCCTCTCGAAGGACAAGAAATGGATCAATCTTCTGAAACCAAGAAAGAGTTACGAGGATACAATAAGGACAATGTTGATCACCATACAGTTGCTTCATTTTCTGAGGAGAAAACCACAGGCATCAGAGAAGAGCCTTTGGGAACACCTGCGTGGTGTCTTCAG CACATTTGAGGTCAGACCTTCTGAGGATGACTTCAGGGAACATATTTCACTTATGAAGCTTTTTAGGGAGAGGGATCAGGTCTTAGTAAATTCACAG CTGTTGCTAGAGTTCCTAGAGGGGAAGCCAAGGAAGAAATTTGGTGAG GTTGCTTTAGATAGTTCAAATCTAAATCAGCCATTTATTGCTGATGATGATGAGGTTGATGAAGACATAAAAGATGATGCTGATGATGATTCAGAGGATGAGTCTGATTTATTTGATTCAGTATGTGCCATTTGTGATAATGGTGGTGAACTTTTATg TTGTGAAGGACCGTGTCTGCGATCCTTCCATGCCACCAGAAAAGCTGGAGAAGAATCAGAATGCAAGTCCCTCGGATACACAAAGGCTGAAGTTGAG TCACTACAGAACTTTCTATGCAACAATTGCTTATACAAGCAGCATCAATGCTTTGGCTGTGGCAAATTAGGCGCCTCTGATAAATCAAAAGGTGCTGAG GTATATCCTTGTGTTTCTGCGACATGTGGTCACTTCTACCATCCAAAGTGTGTTTCAGAATTACTTTTCCCTGGTAGCGAAGCTGAAGCATCTGAGTTTCAGAAAAAAATTGTGGCTGGGGAATCATTTACATGCCCTGTTCATAAATGTGTTGTTTGTAAACAAGGAGAAGACAAAGAGGTTAGAGATTTGCAGTTTGCAATGTGCAGACGGTGCCCAAAATCTTATCATAGAAAGTGCTTGCCAAG GAGGATTGCGTTTGAGGATATAGAAGATGAGGCTATCATACAAAGAGCTTGGGATGATCTTCTTCCTAATCGAATCTTGATATATTGCCT AAAGCATACGGTTGATGAAGACCTTGGAACTCCAAGAAGAAATCATATTATATTTCCTGAGACTCCTGAAAAAAAAATAGTTTCAGATATGCAGAAAAGCAAAATTAAAGAATTGGCTAAGAACAAAGTTAGAGAGTTGGCCCGAGATCGAACCACTATGAAGTCAGTCAAGGCAACTAGTTCTGAAGGAAATCACTCGAAGGAAAAAGTTGTCAGGAGTGTTACTCAGCATGGTCTTGGTATCCAGAAAAAAGAGATGTCCTTGAAGGACAAGTCACGATCTGATATGGACAAAGCTGAGAGAACTGTTTTTGAGGACAACAAGACTCTTGACAAAGAGGCAAAACCTACAGCTTCTACGAAACCTGCTGCAAAGACATTAAGTTCATTTCCGCATATAGATAGTGAAACAGAAGCAAA AGTTTTGGCTTTGTTCGAAAAGGCATCATCTTCTTTAAGCTTGGAAAATATAACCAGAAAACGGTCAATGCCATCTACTCATGCATACGGCACAAGGCACATTGACAAGACCATTACACAAGGCAAGGTTGAAGGTTCTGTTGAG GCAATACGAACAGCTTTACAGAAGTTAGAGAATGGGGGTTCTGTGGAGGATGCTAAAGCTGTCTGTGAACCTGAGATGGTGAAGCAATTGCTTAAGTGGAGG GAGAAGCTCAGAGTTTATCTTGCACCTTTTCTCCATGGAATGCGCTACACATCTTTTGGTCGTCATTTCACTAAAGTAGACAAGCTTAAGCAG ATTGTAGATAAGCTTCAGTGGTATGTTCAGGATGGTGATACG GTTGTCGACTTCTGCTGTGGTGCCAATGATTATAGTCTTTTGATGAAAGAAAAACTTGATGCAGCTGGGAAGAGGTGCTACTTCAAGAATTATGATATTATACAACCAAAG AATGATTTCAATTTTGAGAGGAGAGACTGGATGAAGGTTAACCCTAAGGAATTACCTACCGGATCCAAATTG ATCATGGGCCTTAATCCTCCTTTTGGTGTCAAAGCAGCTCTTGCGAACAAGTTTATTGATAAAGCCTTAACCTTTAAGCCAAAGCTCCTTATTCTTATTGTTCCCAAGGAGACTGAAAG ACTAGATAAGAAAAGTCCTCCATATGATTTAATCTGGGAAGATGGTCAAAGTCTCTCAGGAAAG TCCTTCTACTTGCCTGGGTCTGTTGATGTGAATGACAAGCAAATGGAGCAGTGGAATTTGAATCCGCCACCACTATATCTATGGAGCCGTGCTGATTGGACAACGAAGCACAAGACCATTGCTTCACACTATGGACACACATTCACAGAGCAGGAGATTCCCGTAGAAGAAAGTCTGGTGAAGAAACCATCAGAAGTTCTTGCAGCAGAGGACCATATGGAACAAGAACCTTTGAAAGGAGTTGCCACTTCAGAAGGGACAGAGGCTAGAAAGGAAGACACTAAGAGCTCTGGACGTAGCAACAAAAGGTTCTCAGCAGAAAATCGTAGTGGTGGTTCTCGTAAGAGAAGAAGGTCAAAGAAAAAGGCAAAGGTTTCTGAAGCAAAGGAGGAGGACAAGTTATCAGACATGAGCATTTCACCTGATCATTTGGAGAGTAGAACGAGGAGTCAGAGTCATCTTCCATCAGAACCAATTGAAACTCCATCAGAAAGGGCAAATAATCAAGATGTGTATTTCAGTTCTGGAATGGAATTTGGTGTGACGACTGGTGGTAATGACATCTTCAAAGACATTGTCAATGATGACATCGACGAAATTGCTAGGAGGTACACTGCTCCTGCAGCTGGAGAAGGCATGTTCAACCGCAATTCACATGGTTGGCCAACTGGTGGAATTGGAACTCATGATTATGGTGTCCCAAGCTCAGATTCACGGTTCTCTGATTACCCGAGAAGCAACATAGACTCCCTTAGCAGGAACACATATTCCAATGACATTGATGGGTACAGGAGGATATCAGAGACAGATCTGCGGGCACAAATAAGGTTGTATGGAACACAAGGTCAAGATGAGTGGTCACAAAGGAATGGAATGTTGTTAGGTAGTTCAGATTCAGTGCTTGGACAGCCTCGCttatttcctcctccttcctATGGGCCATCCACAGCTAGCATGGCAACATCAGCAATGGACCGGTATGCTCCACGTCTCGATGAGGCAAACTATGTAAGGCCGAGAAATCAGGGCCCAGTTGGGCCTCTTCCCGGAACAGGCAGTATTTTTGACTACGACATTCATGGAATGAGGAGGGATAGGCCTCCCAACTCGATCGGCTTTGCACCTGGACCACATCCCTCGTACCCTCATCCGGGAACATCTGGTGGTTGGCTAGATGAATAA